A window from Plasmodium cynomolgi strain B DNA, chromosome 7, whole genome shotgun sequence encodes these proteins:
- a CDS encoding hypothetical protein (putative), which yields MDLRIHLSSLFLLVYLKCFIGHICFSPGVENTNGSCYIPSAFKKRQYKQTSSKTFGKGKDNKFQLSLIFRKQKDQSMIRSIPSHVRKRKKKKKKKKKKADGDGDAGVAGGKDQKGGEKKVNKKLMRRRLLKFYKLKRKNEGTEEDVFSDKAKYSVFDYVEDKLSGGSGGSGDSGDSSVSGDSSVSGVSSASRISSVSRVSSVSHGGDGNQDDLPSAAPPEGHQKEEHEGEADLHTYMDDIQGEDSPERADLAHGKVSVEDVHEYVQNKQLGEKYILQKDTLKNVFVNKPLFNFYNFYNFFQIDHVEKYNKEKVLNLIYYYIYKYKNKMDSQTKYECVNTKDLVETYERIPDEKKKMKHYLDFYIDMNNNRYLYMNIDKNYALKKKETDAFTVSNINKVDSMHIHNYKVVWTIRNVQEKLFWRFREMGNIPLTTSAFSFAGKKSFKLKLWLDGHKSAKKGYVSVGLKQLENYALLEEYICLSLGGVTRGPFQYMSREYYQGCYNFCKFDDLNRSELLDEASRYCGSPSEMCPSPGFFFFASSFSSLPVVPFGLTLPLLKENSSPSSSS from the exons atggATTTGAGGATACACCtctcctcccttttcctCCTAGTGTACCTAAAATGTTTCATAGGCCACATTTGCTTTAGTCCCGGGGTGGAAAACACAAACGGGAGCTGCTACATACCTAGCGCTTTTAAAAAGAGGCAGTACAAGCAAACGTCTAGTAAAACCTTTGGGAAGGGAAAAGATAACAAATTTCAACTAAGTCTGATTTTTAGGAAGCAAAAAGATCAGTCCATGATAAGAAGCATTCCTAGCCATGTGcgaaagagaaagaagaagaaaaaaaagaagaaaaaaaaggcagacgGTGATGGCGATGCTGGTGTTGCTGGTGGAAAGgaccaaaaggggggggaaaaaaaagtaaacaaaaagTTAATGAGAAGGAGGCTGCTCAAGTTTTACAAgttgaagaggaaaaacgaGGGCACTGAGGAGGACGTTTTTTCCGACAAGGCGAAGTACTCTGTGTTTGACTACGTTGAGGATAAGCTCAGCGGTGGCAGCGGTGGCAGCGGTGATAGCGGTGATAGCAGTGTTAGCGGTGATAGCAGTGTTAGCGGCGTTAGCAGTGCTAGCCGCATTAGCAGTGTTAGCCGCGTTAGCAGTGTCAGCCATGGGGGTGACGGCAACCAGGACGACCTCCCCTCCGCGGCACCCCCCGAGGGGCaccaaaaagaagaacatgAAGGAGAAGCCGATCTGCACACCTACATGGATGATATTCAGGGGGAGGACTCACCCGAACGGGCTGATCTGGCTCACGGGAAAG tgtccGTAGAAGACGTGCACGAATATGTCCAGAATAAACAACTgggagaaaaatacatactCCAGAAAGATACcctaaaaaatgttttcgTCAATAAGCCTctgttcaatttttacaatttttacaacttcTTTCAAATTGACCACGTTGAAAAGtacaataaagaaaaagtccTAAACTTAATTtactattatatttataaatacaaaaacaaaatggacagtCAAACAAAATACGAGTGTGTGAACACAAAGGATCTTGTGGAGACTTACGAGAGAATTCcggatgaaaagaaaaaaatgaaacactATCTTGACTTTTACATCGACATGAATAACAACAGGTACCTCTACATGAATATCGACAAGAATTACgctttgaagaaaaaggagacgGATGCCTTCACCGTGAGCAACATTAACAAGGTTGACTCGATGCACATACACAATTACAAGGTGGTGTGGACTATTCGAAACGTGCAGGAG aaacTGTTTTGGAGATTTCGCGAAATGGGGAACATTCCCCTGACGACTTCCGCCTTTTCCTTCGCTGGCAAGAAGTCGTTCAAGTTGAAGCTTTGGCTAGATGGTCACAAATCCGCCAAGAAGGG CTACGTAAGCGTCGGCCTGAAGCAACTGGAAAACTACGCACTGCTGGAGGAATACATTTGTCTCTCCCTTGGGGGAGTCACGAGGGGTCCATTCCAATACATGTCGAGAGAATACTACCAGGGGTGTTACAACTTCTGTAAGTTTGACGATCTGAAC AGATCTGAGCTGCTGGACGAGGCGTCCAGGTATTGCGGATCCCCGTCGGAGATGTGTCCCTCCCCagggttcttcttcttcgcctcGTCGTTCTCCTCCTTGCCAGTTGTCCCATTCGGTTTGACGCTTCCcttattaaaagaaaactcctccccttcctcGTCGTCGTAG